A segment of the Catenovulum adriaticum genome:
ATTTTTCGCTCTGGCTGATTATTTTCAATGGCTTTAGCAAAAGTAACAAATGGCATTAATGCATAACGTTGATAATAAGGGCCTTCGTTATAATAACCATTTGGTGAAAACAACTCGTCCAGTTGGCGCATAAAACCACCAGTACCCGATTTGTCTAAACCATAAAGCGCTTTTTCAACCCATTCAGGCTTATCTAATACATAACCTGTCATGCCAACAGCACAAGTTGCCCAAGTGCCATGATTGTGTACTTTATTAAAAGTTTGTGGTGATTGCTCAGATAAAAATAAAGCAACTGGCTCTAAAACACCTTTCTCAATGGTCTTTCTATCTGCTTTTGATAAATGCGATACCACAGCATCATAGGCTTGAATGGTATGTACTAACCAAACGGCTTCGTTTAGCCCTTGCCAAAATAATTGGCCTGGGTTGGAGCTTTTAACTTCTGGGTGAGCGCCTAATGTTGGATATAATTTTGCGTATTCCAATAAAACAGATTTAACAAAGTTGGCATATTTAGGATCCTGGGTAATTTGAAACAAAGTCCCTGCATCAAACATAAGTCGATAATTATTTTTATGCACTTCGTGGGTGTAGCCGCCCCCTGCATCTTTTGGAACGGGCACGTTAATTGGCTGAGTTAACACACTATCAATATGTGCCTGTTTTGCTAAAAACGCAGCCTGAAACCGACCACTTTTTTTAACTGCTTCACGCATTTTTACAACATCGTTAAAGGTGTTAACCAAATTTGGATGCTCTACTTGCACTTTAGTGCTGTCAGATAAAATTTCACCCGCATAGGTTGGCGAAATCATGGCCATGCCAGTGGACGATAGCGCTAAACCGACTACAAATGCATGGTTTACATTAATTAATTTCATGATAATCGCCACCCTTATTTAAATTCGTTATCTTCAATGGTTGCCGTTGGTGCTTGGTCAAACACGAGTTCAACTGCCTTTGGTGCTTTCGTTTTTGCAAACTCATTATTTCGGATAACCGTTATTGGGTCGCCTACTGTATGTTCAACTTTAATCAAAGCGCTATTTTCAAACTGGTTATCTTCCACCACTGAAACTTGCACCCCATGTAAGCGAATAGATGCTTGTAATTTATTGCGTTTACCCGATCCCACTTGGCTAATCTGGTTGTTATGCATTGCTAAGTGCGGGCCAAAAGTACTTTCGTCAGTACCGCCGCGGTATAAATCCAACAACGCCCCTTGCACTTTTTTAAACTCATTATTTTTTAGCACAACGTATTCAGCGTTATAAATACCAAGGTCGTCAGTTTCTTGATTTAACCTGAATAAGTCACCTGTAATATTGCTAAATTCACTATTAGTCACTTCAATCAGGTCTGCAAAACTACGCGCGCCAGCGTCGAAAAAATGATAAGAATGATTCACATCTAAATTCATAACTTTGCTGTTATTCATCACAAATTGATAGTTGTTATACATGCCCCATTTTTGAGTTCTAATCAGCATATTGCCGCTTGAATCAGGGCTGTATCGACCACTTAAAGTAATACCGTCTAACTTTAATGAGCCTTTATTTTGAATCTCAAATAATGAACTTCGCTGTGGGTAAATCACCACATTGGCATTGTTTGCCGCTTTAAAGGTAATGGTTTTATCGACTGCCAAAATTTTACGCGCAATATATTCACCACTGGCAAGCTCAATCACGTCTCCCGACTGGGCATTTTTTAAAGTGTCGGATAAAACACTGTCTGCAGGTTTAATTGAAATTAACTTGCCGCTATTAAAAGGCTTAGCCAAATCTGCTTTACTGTACCAAGTTGGCCCAGTATCTTCTTTGGCCAATACGCGCTCTAATTTTGCACCAACTGAGGTATTTCTTAACACAGATAAGCCATTTGCATCTTGCGTTAAGTTAAGTTCTTGTTGAACCAAACCTTGTTTAATTTGAGTTGGTTTAAAATTCACCAGATTATTATTAAATGTAATCCCACTGATATCATCTAACAACGTAAAAGGTGATTGATTATTTTGATTAATAATTAAATTATTGCTAAAACTTGAATTTTTTGGGGTTGCCGTTCGCTCGCTGTCAGAGCCGGCACCTAAATAAATGTTTTCAACATTCACTAACGTATTATTTTCAACGGTTGCGTTTACCACTTGGTGATAACGGTTAATAGGTGAATTAGGCACCCCATTCATTATGGTAAAGCCGCTACCGAAACGATAACCCGTTAAATCAGCTAAATAATTATTACGGACTGTTTGGTCGCGATTAATCACGCGGATACCGCCAGTGTGATCAACACCATTACCAAAAAACACGTTATTTTCAATCAAGTTACCGTTACCATGACGAAGCGTTAAGGTGCCACGAGATTCAAAAAATACATTATTTTTAATTTGGTTTTTGCCTGACTTAACTGAAATAATTTCAACTTCACCATCGCAACGATCAAAATAGTTATTCTCTACTCGGGTAAATGAATCACTTAATGAATAATGGCTGGTGCCAATGCGCAGTGTTTCACCGCCATTTGAACCAAATACAGGGCGTGGACCAAAATAGTTATGGTCAATTAAATGATGGTTTTGCTGGCTTGCTTCGTTATTTAAACGAACCGCCATGGTAACGCCTTTGTTTCTTTTACCACGTAAAAATGAATGGTCAAAACGATTATGCTGACCATAAAGCGCTACCCAATAATCTGATTCAAATCTATCTGGGTTGCTAAATTCGTCGATTACAACTTCTGTTACTCGGCTATGATTCGCCAATTCTTTATCGTTGTATTTAAATGAGATAACAGAGTTACTTGGCGTGTAGCCATTTTTAAAGGTTAAGCCTGAAACAACAAGGTGCTCACCTGCTAAACGTAAATTTGATTGGCCAGTTAACAAAACC
Coding sequences within it:
- a CDS encoding polysaccharide lyase 6 family protein is translated as MKICMKKSQLLVSSALCLFSSFVFAADYKVSNQADYEQAVKKLSAGDTVILANGEWKNFEIVFKGQGTKDKPITLKAQNKGQVLLTGQSNLRLAGEHLVVSGLTFKNGYTPSNSVISFKYNDKELANHSRVTEVVIDEFSNPDRFESDYWVALYGQHNRFDHSFLRGKRNKGVTMAVRLNNEASQQNHHLIDHNYFGPRPVFGSNGGETLRIGTSHYSLSDSFTRVENNYFDRCDGEVEIISVKSGKNQIKNNVFFESRGTLTLRHGNGNLIENNVFFGNGVDHTGGIRVINRDQTVRNNYLADLTGYRFGSGFTIMNGVPNSPINRYHQVVNATVENNTLVNVENIYLGAGSDSERTATPKNSSFSNNLIINQNNQSPFTLLDDISGITFNNNLVNFKPTQIKQGLVQQELNLTQDANGLSVLRNTSVGAKLERVLAKEDTGPTWYSKADLAKPFNSGKLISIKPADSVLSDTLKNAQSGDVIELASGEYIARKILAVDKTITFKAANNANVVIYPQRSSLFEIQNKGSLKLDGITLSGRYSPDSSGNMLIRTQKWGMYNNYQFVMNNSKVMNLDVNHSYHFFDAGARSFADLIEVTNSEFSNITGDLFRLNQETDDLGIYNAEYVVLKNNEFKKVQGALLDLYRGGTDESTFGPHLAMHNNQISQVGSGKRNKLQASIRLHGVQVSVVEDNQFENSALIKVEHTVGDPITVIRNNEFAKTKAPKAVELVFDQAPTATIEDNEFK